In Betta splendens chromosome 1, fBetSpl5.4, whole genome shotgun sequence, the genomic stretch AAgaggaacctccagcagaaccaggccggTTGGGCCGAAGGATAGAGAAGAagatcagatttattaattactcagatttattaattactcctaaacctaaacatagttataactcatttgagagcctcactctgagcctttctcacccagactctaaaactcagaaaccagttgtgttttgtattgtttaccgtcctcctgctccatattcagagttcttaactgaattctctgaattcttatctgacttagttcttagcacagataaagtcattgtagtgggagactttaacattcatgtagatgttgacagcaactgtctcagcactgcttttaactccttaatagacactattggttttacacagcaggtaaatgaacccactcatcgttttaaccacactctagatcttgtcctgacatatggagttgaaattgataatttaatagttcttccccaaaaccctctgttatctgaccatttcttattaacttttgaatttagcacaactgaccctataacagctggaaagaaatgttactatagcagatgtttatctgacaatgctgttgccagattcaagcagatgattccatcatcttttgcctcaatgtcttgcagatacacagagaacagtcaccttaatccttatgaacaggttgactgtcttgtagatgatgctgcagcttctctacgtacaatgttagacacagtggctcctctgaagaagaagacagtgaatcagaggaggttagctccgtggtataactcagacatccgcagtctaaagcaaaggactagacaactagaaagacagtggcgttccaacaaaataaatgtaaactgcattgcatggaaggacagtctaatgaaatataaaaaagcactttgtgctgctagaaaaacatattattcctccctaattgaggaaaacaaaaacaaccccaggtttcttttcagcactgtagccaggctgacaaagagtcatagctgtattgagtctactatccccttaaatctcagcagcaatgacttaatgaactactttactaataaaattattatcattagaaaaaacattcagcagcgacttcttccaaatgacaaaaagcactgtctagatccattaactttaaatttattaaatcctctgtcttacctagacagcttctcccccataactcatatggagttaacctcaataatcaactcttccaagtcgtccacttgtcttttagatccaatcccaaccagattactcaaagaagttctacctttaatcagctcatccatattaaatcaaatcaaccaatctttacaactaggctatgtaccacaggcttttaaggtggctgtggtcaaacctctattgaaaaaaccaacccttgaccctggacaactagccaactataggcccatttcaaatttaccctttatttccaagattctggaaaaaatcgtggctaaacaattatctgaccaccttagtgggaataacctgtatgaagattttcagtcaggatttagaaaacatcatagcacagaaacagctctggttagagtcactaatgatcttctattagcttcggacaatggtctagtttctgtccttgtcctgttagatcttagtgctgcatttgatacaattgatcatcacattctattacagacactagaacatagaatcgggattaatggaacagcattgggatggtttaaatcctatttgttgaacagattccagtttgttcatgttaatgataaattctccacacgcacaaggattagctatggagttccacagggttctgtgctgggtccaattctgtttagcttatacatgtctcctctaggtgagattattagaaagcattctattaattttcatttttacgcagatgatactcagctatacatgtccttggaaccaaatgaaacagatcaactagtcaaaattcagggttgtttaaaagacatcaaatcctggatgtcccaaaacttccttcaactaaactcagataaaaccgagattcttattgttgggcctaaaaatctgagagagacactattgagtcagatagccaccctggatggcataacattagcttcagattctactgtgaggaaccttggtgtcatgtttgaccaggatctctcttttacatcatacattaaacaaatctccagaaccgcctacttccaccttagaaatatagttaaaatcagaagcatcctctctcagagcgatgcagagaaactgatccatgcatttgttacctctaggctggactactgtaactccttactcataggatgtcctaacagctccttaaaaaacctacagctcattcaaaatgctgcagccagagttctgaccggacttagaaagagagatcacatttctcctacattagcttctctgcactggctgcctgtaaaatgtaggatagaatttaaaattctcctactcacatacaaagtactcaatgataaagctccttcttatcttaaagaccttatagttccttatgctcccagcagaacacttcgttctcagagcgctgggctacttgcggttcctagagtgtttaaatgtagaacagggggcagagcttttagctaccaagctcctctcctctggaaccagctccctcttcaggttcgagaagctgacacactctccacctttaagattaggcttaaaaccttcctttttgataaagcttatagttagagatggttcaggtcactggcaattattgttagtcacaggaaccatctcttagttaagctgcaatagacatagactgctgggggacttaatttatacactgagctcctctgtttccttctacctcctctgtcccataacctcccatcattgtcccatgtttaactaaccttgtctctttctgtccagtagttgtgcttctctcctctctccccccccacccccactctttctccctctctgtcctcacccacaggtatcattggactcaaagtttggtgtctgtgatgggcagcaactggatccaaccatcctgcctgcatccagtccctggtcctaccatcctgcctgtgctctgttgttgcttgttgttgcttgttgctgttgctgtgcttttctatctctctatcctctcaccccaaccggtcgaggcagatggccgcccacatccagtctggttctgctggaggtttcttcctcgttagagagggagtttttcctctccactgttgctgtcaaattaaatgcttgctgtatgtgggatttgttgggtttaggtgtgtgaggttttaaaccttactttgtaaagtgccttgaaataactttgttgtgatttggcgctatataaataaaattgaattgaattgaattgaattgaagatAGACAAAAGaacagcagacagcagcaggacacaggGTGGTTGGACTTACAGGATGTAGTCCAAACCCTGTCTGGTACCATGCTGAAAGCCTCAGAACCTCTACCTTATCAGCCAGGTCCCATATTCGGATCGTCCCATCATCACTGGCAGAAATACAGACGTCTTTGAAGGGGTGAGCTGCCAAGCCCCAGATGCCTCCCTGAGTGTGTCCGTTCATCATCATGTTGGATGCAGCGTTCTTTTCTCCCACCTCTATGATCTCTCCATCTTTGGTTCCAACCAAGATCTTCCCCTGGACCAATACAGaaggaaaacatgcaaacatcGAGGAAGCAGCACAATGCAGATACATGACCAGTCGTTTTAATACCTTCCCTCTGCACACAGATCGGACATTCTCCACAGGTTGACCAGTCTCTAGCTGAAACACTCGGCAGCGCTTCATCTCCTGGTCCCACAGCTTCACAGCACCTCCCTCTTTGGTCCTGGACACCAGGTCCAAAGGTTACTGTTACATGTTTTCCAGATGACTGCGAGTATGATAGACATgaagaggagccaaccaggtgaGAGCTGGCATCACCTTCTGCTAGTGTGTGGGTGAAAACTATTTGGCCATTCATGAAAGTATTTATCACCTAGGCCCCAAACCTAAAATTAACTAACAGAAGTTGTGTTGTTACATGTCAGGCAGCGTGTTCTCTGTCCTGGAACTACTCACTACAACATCAGGTACTCACGGTCGTTCCTTCCCCCCTGTGACAATGAGTCCATCCCTCAGGGTGGTGTACATGCTGAAGACTGGTCCACTGTGGGCCTTTGCCACCACCCGCACCAGGAAGTGTTCTCTCCACACGTACACATCCCCATTTATGGCACCAGTGAACGTCAGGTTGCCCTGATTGAATCAGACACCAACTGTCAAACAATCAAAGCACTGCAGATCAAACATTGCATTGTAATAAGAAGCCTGTCTTACAGCACCAAAGGCCACAGACAGCATAGTCTGCGAGTGGCTGTCCTCCAACGAGCCAATCACTCCTTTTTTGTACATAAGGGAACCTCCCACCAGAGTCCAGAACTTGATGTGCTTGATTCCCACAGAGACAAACTGGGTGTCAGAGTCAGGTCTGAACTCCACCACAAAGATCCGCTCTGCGTGGCCTCCTGTACTGGTCACCTTAGTGCCTggcagagaggtcagaggtcagagctgcctATCTAATGCATCATAACATGCTATTAATAACACATTCTCCTTCTAACTGGATCATAAAACGGGCCACCTCAGAAGCCGTGGCGTTCAACCATACAATGTTCGTAACACCACCCAGAACCAGTGAGAACAACACCCAGACTTCCCTCACCTCaagtggtggccaagtggtggTTATATCTGAAGTCTTTCAGATATATCTGAAGTCTTTCAGATATAACTTAACCATCAATATTCAGACTTGGTTTGTCTACATCATTATAATCATGCAATTCCGCCTTGAGACAACAAACAGCACCTCTGTGAATGTTTGGACCTAGAGCAGATTCCATTAGCTTCAGGCCTTCAACCTGTTGAAGTTGGAAATTGCTGAGAAAAGGTTTTCCCTTTGCATCTGAACTACCTTCCTGCCATCTCCACACTGTGATGGTTTGTTCAGCCTCCACTCCCACAGAGAGCAGTAGCTTCCCCGTAGCACTGAAGTTGACGTAGCCGATTCCTTTCGCGTGTGAACAGCGAAGGATGGACAGCGTCTGTTTGGTCACGGCGTCCCACACGTGGATGGACGGAGTGAGGCCTGTGAAGAAATGAGAAACGGTTTGTACTCAAAGTGCTTTAACACGGGATCTCAGTTACACACACTTTATTTCTACACTACTAAAActaaaatgtactgtagcagccaAAGACCAAGACAATTGGCTCCACAGTGCATTGGTTTAATGACTAGGGATTACAGGAACTGTGCTTATTGAAATGAAGGATCCCAAAGAAACAAGGCGTCAAGGAACCAGGCGCACAAGGAAGAAAACAAAGATTAAATTTAGGGAGATGAGGAGTCAAAGAAAACAAGCAATGAGGACAAGGAGCCCGGTGTTGGCACTGATCCAACAGAACACAGCTGATTTGGATACAGACTGGACAGTTTGCCTAGTGACTCTAGATTCTGACTGTGTGAGGGACAGGTGACCCTGTTGAACTGGCTGTTAATATTAAAGGTATTGGAGGTCATCCTGTTCTGAACTGTCTGCATCAGGACGCATCAGCAACCTGtgaaacacaggcacacactcaGGAGGTTCAGCATGTTAAACTATAATTCATATTTCagtgctccagtgtgtgtgtgtgtgtgtgtttgtgggtgtgtgtgtgggtgtgtgtgtgtgaatggaacAGGTAGGTGAACACACTCTCACCTGGCAGGTCGCTGACATCACCTGGTGATGAGGTAAGGAGGTGACAATGAAGAAGCCATGGAAAAGAAAGAAGCGCAATGTGGACAGAGCAGCCAGGTCAAACATGGTGAACATGGAGAGCAGGTTCAAAGCTGAATCATGGCAGACAGTGTGTTTCACATGACCAGTCTGAGAAGTCTGAGAAGGCTTCTATCAATATGCGATGGATGGACACTGAATCTGACTCACCAATCTGTCCCGTAGCGATTATGTTCTGGTATTTGGGATGCTGGTTGACTGTTAGGCAGAGGATGTCGTCAGTGTGCTCCAGATAGAAACTCTGAGTTCCTGTTAGGACAGGGAACAGGATGTAAGACGATACCCACAACAATGCCGCCTGTTATCAGCGCAACAGCAGAACGTCACCCACCAGCCGACAGGTTCTGGATCACGACTACAGCAGCGATGTGGAAGATGATGTCAGCTCCATTGTTGAGGTAATGCAGGTTGTTGCGACAGTCAAAACCTCTGTAGCCAAATACATGCTCAAGAAGCAGCTCCTGAAagccagacacaaacagctgcagcagctgtgtgacctGGACACTGCTGACACCACACACTCTACTGACCTCCACCACCTTCCTCTTCTTGGCCACATTGTTCTTCAGCAGTTTGTCCGGCAGCGGTGCAGCTCGACTCACCGGAGGCCTGAAAGACAGCAACAGATGTAAGAGTGCATCTGTAGCTTTCTGGTGTGTATCGCAGAGAAGCTGCCTGGATGTGGTACCTCTCCTCCACAGAaagctctttgtgctgcaggtgaggtTTGGTTCCTGACATGTTCCTGATGCTGGCAGAGTAAACCTTAGTGATGTAATCCACCACCTTCTCCCGAGCCACATCACTGTCATACCCTGAAAAGCCAAGGGGATGGGGCTCACTAACCCAGGTCCACCTTGTCTCTGGCATCAGTACCACATAGCTGTAGTCTCTAGAACATCCTAGACCAGTCTCCAGATTCACTTAAAACCCTACATAAAAGCCCTTGGGTGTAACAGATCTCTGCAGGTACACTAAAAGAATAATCATGCCTAAAACTTGGAccttatgtaatttaattacatgtaaattttACAGTATTTGAGTCAGGTTAGCATTAGGCCATCAGatacctgatgtacaggtaatgaggaacAGGACAAATACTTCTAAAACATGTACataaatataagtataaatatataaggtTGATTGGTTATTTGTGAACGGTGAAAACATATAAAAATCTAAACATAATTGAAAATTGTACAGTTAATACTTCATTGCTATTGCTTATGcaataaagtacagtaaaataaagaGTGTGCTCAGCTAGTTGGTAAAGTTTTAGTTTGAGAAGCAGATGGTTGTCAGTTCAAACCCAGTTCATGCCATAAGGAAAAAAAGTTTCCCCAAGGTAATCAATAAACTAGGTCTTATCTATTACATGTAGATATTTTACACAAACTGATTAAATAGTTGACATTAAATATGAGATTCCTCATTACCTGTATATCAGGAATTTGAgtaaaacacaagctttatgtGCAAAATTACATTAACTTAATGTAATCCAATTGCATAACCCTAATAACCAACTTGTTTCATAGATTTCAAGTACGTTTTTACACATAGTATATGTTTAGCTCCTCTAGTAAACCTGTAATATTCTGAACCTGGTTTAGCAGCTAGTCCTTCTAATTCTGtacctccatcctcctctgtgTCGTCATCCGACTCCTCACTGTCCACAGCTTTACTCTCCCTGTGCCCCGGCGGCTCTCTGGTCCAGATCATGAGCGCTGTGTCCGCCCCGCCCACTGACAGCAACATGGAGTCATCACTGGACCAACGGACGTTTGTCACATTGGTGCTATGGCCAACATACTTTTTATACTTCGCAAACTGGCCCTGAAGTGGAGTTGAGTAAGAGAGAGAAGCTCCTCTTAAAAGTAAGGTAATGGAAGAGAAGGCATGTAGGCGTAAATTGGCTAACTGTCTCACCCTCGATGGAAAGCTGAACAATTTCAGGAAACCAAAATCGTCTCCAGTGGCAAGCAGTTTGTGATCCTTGGTGAGTGAGGCAGCGTTAACGAAGCTGAGTGTCGGCCATATTCCCTCACAAGTGGGACCAAGGACTGATGACCAGGTCGCCCAGTCCAGCTTCTCAAActggaaacaaaaataaaatatgcacCTTCAAtgaaacagaaagacacaacCTGTAGACCTTAAAAAACAGACGGACCTCGGCCATGCTGATGTTCTGTTTGCGTCCTCGTGGAGCCTCAAAGAAAAGCTGATCTCTAGCTCCAGTGTTTACCTGCAGCAATTTCCCTGTGGACAAGGAGACATGTTATTGTTACAGCACTGTGCTGCCTATACTCTAATACCCTCCTCTGAATGTTTCATGAAGGGTTTGGGGCAAGATTCAGAAGAAGCCTGTCGGGTCAGGCTTCTTGGTGGCTTAACAAGCCAGTCAGAGTCTGTGAAAACTTTACACAACAGCAACCTAACGTCTGCCTGATTAAAAGCTAGCTTGTCAACACAGAATCAGCCCAGGTGAGAGCGTTCACCTCTAGAGTCCCAGTCGATGTGGGTGATGTAGCTGCCAGCTCCTTTACAGATGCCAACTCTCTTACTGGTCAAGACGTTATAAATGTCCACGAAGGAATCGTATGATGCCACAGCCAGGTACTTCCCTgtgtctgaaacacacagagcactgAATCACTGCTGAACCATCATGTTCACCCTGTGTCACACCTCCCTGATGAGTTCAGGTACCTTGAGAGAAGCGGATGTCAGAGATGAGCTCTCTTCGGTGGTGAAAGGTCACCATATCCTCTAGAGTGTCGGCGTTCACCACTAGAAAGCTTCCATCGTTGAGGCCAACGGCCAGAGCTTTACCATCTGGAGAAAAGGCACAGCACCGTCCACCTGGCAGGTATAACACAGAAAACGTTTCAGTTAGACAGGAGAACGAcgtgaaaaagacagaaaaacgaCAGGAGCaagacaggaggaaaacaggagAAAGAACTTAAAAGACAGGAGCCAAATAGGAGCCAGACAGGAGCAAGACAGGAGAAAGACAAGAGAAatacaggagaaaaaaacaggaggaagacaggaacTAGACAAAAGcaagacagaagaaaaacagaagaaagaaatgaaaaagacaGGAGAAAGACAGGAGCAAAACAGGagcaagaaaagagaaaaacaggagccAGACAGGAGTAAGACAAGAATAAGACAGGCAACATTCATGCAACACCCAATAACCTTTCTTGAGTTTGCGGACAGCGACCATGCGGTGATTCACTGACAGCTCCCAAATCCTCAGAGTTTTGTCATCACTGACTGTAGCACAGACGGGTAGTAGAGGGTGAGCTGCCAGACCCCACACCTCCCCCTCCATGtggccctgaacgcaccacaaacacagcagagggggAATAGATCATCTGCAGTTTAAAAGAAGAAATATGGTGCTGGACTTCAGGAAGTCCGCCAGAGATCCCCACGCAACCCTATGCAGGGTTCCGTTTCTGGGTGTGCACACATTCTACATCCTGAAACGGCTTGGCAGCTACAGGACCGAGGACAGGATTAAGACCTAAGGGACATCTAAGAGGTTGTTCAACAGATTGATAAATGGActgcacccactcacacacctaCTGCTGCTCAGAATGTTACAATCACTGCTGCTTCATGTTTtcaatatgttgttttattgCAAATAGGctgcatttttattataaatgaaTTAGAATCCATGAATCAGTCAGACCTGAACCAGTAGAGTCACAGGTCCACTCTTGTCAATTTCCAGAATTTCTCCATTCTTTGTTCCCAGCAGGATGTGAGCGTGTCCCAGAGTGATGGCTCTAATTGACGGGTTGTCCTCCAGGAGCAGCCCTGAGTAAAAAgactaaataaatacagtgacaGGCACTAACAGGAAACCTAAGAGCAAGTGAGACAAACCTTTGGACAATGGGGACAGAGCAGCTCTTTTTATGGCATAAGTCTTCAAACATCTTTCAAACATGTCGTCCCAGAGCTCAACTATTCCGTCTTTACCACCCGTCACAAAGCCCTGGACAGACACGTGGAGTGTTCAGTGAATGTAAGCTGCATAGTATACAAATATCCACAAAAAAACTATTACTACAATAAAATACTATTTAGCTGCAgatgcttttcaaaataaaacaatatattcATACTTAGTCCCTTTAGTTCACTGAAAGTTGTTCTTTACACTCAGACTTTATTCTAAAACTTTTGCTGTTTTACGAGCAGAGCAGTGACGATGGTTAAAGGCTGAGTGGCCGCTAGATGGATCAGGACAGAACCTTGTCTAGAGAGCACATGGCAAACACAGGGCCGTCATGGGCTTTGACAGTCTTGATGAGTGTTGTTTCTCTCCAGATGTAAACATCTCCATTCATGGCCCCAGAGAAGACCAGGTCCTCGGATCGGCCGTAGCACACAGACATCATGGTCTCCTGCCTCCCCAGGTTCCCAAAAATCCCCCGTTTAAAGGTGAGACCGCCACCTACAGGGGAGGAAAGTTAGCATACTGATGTTAAAACGGACATGCTGTTGTACAAAGATCAGTTCAATAAGTGCATATAAACATAACATGAAGACCCACAATAAAGGCAAGAAGAGAAGCCACAGTTTACCTGAGTGCTGCCAAAACTTGATGTGTTTCATGCCCACTGTCACCAGCTTGTCCATTCGGAAAGGATTGCTCTTCACCACAAAGATTTTGTCTTTATGACCCctgcaggacaaagagcagctgctggttcacaAAATGTACCAGATCAATTCTCAAATTCAGTTTCAGATGCTGCAATGAAGTGTTTCGAAAACTCTCTCACTGATTTCTTACAGTAACCCTgaataaatctttttttctttatgttttatggcttttatttattttgtaaatttgTCTCTGACAGGTTTTGTCTTTTACCACCACTCTGTGCtaggtgctatataaataacacATACTTAACTTGCTTTTACTTACATTTAAGTTTAATCTGAGGAACTCCTCACGCAGTCAACAATTTCACAATAATCAGCTTGTTTTATCTGAGTAAACATGTACAGCCATaggttccacagggttctgtctTTGGGCCAGTGCTTTTCACTTTGTTTCCCTAATTGTTTCTaaattttcacaataaaaatgGTAAAAGTGCATTGTTTATTTGAAAAATTGGTGGGGAAGATCCAAATCATTAacaagctgaaacactggagtgATGgtccagcaggcatttcaatgttgaatcatagttgaatcaacgTCATGCTCATGGTTGAATGACCtttggattatgtgttgattttgaaaggtgaatcaacattGGGGCAACGTTACTTTAACATCTTGCGTTATACTATTAGCATTAAATGTTAGAATGTTGGATGTCACAACACTGagattatttcaaccatatatTAGcattgaaggtcggttgtgtgcctgctagGGTTGCTGGTGCTTAGGTGACTCGAGATGTATGTTTTAGTATAGTAGTTTGTATGTACCTGGCCTTAGCCAGACGCTCTCCTTTTTTCCAGTCCCAGATGACGATGGAGTGAAATTCATCTATTCCCACTGAAATCAAACTCTTCCCATCCGCTGACACAGCAACAGATACAGAAGacaaataaacaattattaCATTGTTGGATAAGAAATGTTGAGTCAGAGTGTAATGTGATACTTTAGGAATAACCGATAAGCTTGAGGTGGTGGTTTGGGAATATTGAATCTATTTATGGTAGCATAAAAGGTTTACAAGAAAGAGTGATGTAGGTGTTTTACAGCTGGTCAGCCAGGCTACCTGTGAAGTCCACGGCACACACTCCTGTGCTATGGTGACCCTTCAGCAGCGACAGACACTTTAGAGTCTGGATTTCCCAAACATGGATGGCTGGGTCTCTGCCcacctaaacacacagacagccagtcagaaccagcagtAGCCAGGCTGCACTCTGACTCTCTGGCATACCTGTGCCGTGGCTGCATAATCTTTGAGCGGGTGGACAGTGAGGCTGAGGATGTCGTCATCATGACCAAGGTAAATCCTCTGAGTGTGCTGTAGCCGGTTGTAGACAACGGCCACAGCCGCCACATGGTACACCACCTCCCCCGCCTGAGTGTAGAACAGGTTGTTACGGCAGTCAAAACCCCGATACCTGCGGCAGATAACAATGTACGCACTTCATTACAGGGGCTTTTCCTAATAGTTACATCCTGAGAAAACTGGCTGATCTGATCTGTGGATTTATTGATATCTTTTCACCCGTGAACAAACTGCAGACGAAGTCCTTCATTTGGTGCCTTGTGCCGTTTCAGAGAACCCGTCAGTTTCTTCCTTAGCTGAGGCAAATCTTCCTTGTATACCTGCATACAAAGTCATGGGTTCAGAGTAGTGatggaaaacatttaaaatgcttttcttGACTTATGTTTTAACATTGATGTCAGGTTCattactttttaatttactAAAGGTTAAAACTTATTACAGAGCAAGAGTTAGAGGCATGTGATTATATTGAACACTGAGCTTTAAAACAGTGTATAGCATCATAAAAAGCTTACACATATATAAAAGGAATGTTAGTAATTGTAATAAACAATGAGTTGAAAGGGATGAGGCCTGGTCAAATGACATGACTAGATAAGTAACATTTAGTGTGATGTTTCCTGCACGTCTGAACACATTTCGGTCTCATTAGATAATATTGAATTTATTGCGACACCATAGTTTGTTTTCTCTCTACCTGACGCTCATAGCTGATCTGAGATTCCTGTTCAATGTCAGAATCGAGTTCTGGCACGTCTGACACATCAGAGTCCGACTCCCCGCTGTTTGAATCGGCGTAACCCTCTGAGAAAACATCATTAGCATGCTTTCttgtttacagtaaaaaaacagtGAATTATGAATAAAGTGTAATGATGAAACATTTTAGACAACAATGACTTGGTTTACAACAGATGTGCTGACACAATAAACTCAATAATTACAAGTCATGTGTAAAGGCTGACTGGGGTCAGTAGAGGCAAAAGGAAACTTATAGAGTCTTATACAGTCATTCATTGCTACCAGTCTCAGATGTTGATTTACTATCTAAATATTGTAGTGTAAGGGAAGTAAGAAGGAAAACTTAAGCATCTGATTGCCTAAATCTGGAGTCTGGCCCAGATAAAACCCATAGAGCTTTACCCTGAAGGAGGGGCTCCAGGACGCCGTTCATCACGCCctcaggcaggaacctccactgaaaCACAGCATGGTCCGCACCACCTGTGCTAATGACCCACTGCAGGTCATTGGACCACCGAACGTTGGTTACATGAGCAGAGTGACCAATGTATTTTTTGAATTTGGCTCCTTGGACGAAAATACACAGTTTAATCATTAACATTTTAGCTAAATGACAGCAACACATTTTCCACCTTGTTTACAAAGTAATAATGAGAAGATTGTCCTGCTGACCTTT encodes the following:
- the LOC114857178 gene encoding echinoderm microtubule-associated protein-like 6 isoform X3, giving the protein MSDKTAPRCQLRLEWIHGYRGHQCRNNLYYTAGKEVVYFVAGVGVVYNTREHTQKFYLGHNDDIISLAIHPDKIQVATGQVGQDPYVCVWDTYAMQTVSILRDVHTHGIACLSFDCDGQRLVSVGLDAKNTVCVWDWRKGRLLATATGHSDRIFDVTWDPFQSNRLVSCGVKHIKFWTLCGNALTPKRGIFGKTGDLQTILCVSAAKDELTYSGALNGDVCVWKGISLARTVQAAHGAGIFSMHACEEGFATGGRDGCIRLWDVDFKPITKIDLREAEQGYKGLSIRSVCWKADRILAGTQDSEIFEVMVRDRDKPVLLMQGHSEGELWALAVHPKQPVAVTGSDDRSVRLWSLADHTLLARCNMEESVRSVSFNNDGLQLALGMKDGSFTVLRVRDMTEVVHIKDRKEVIHELKFSPDGSFLAVGSNDGIVDVYAVAQRYKKVGECSCSTSFITHLDWSVDSRFLQTNDGAGERLFYRMPVGKMVPKEEVKGIHWMTWTGVIGPEVNGIWTKYSNSTNVNSLDTNHSSAVLVSGDDLGLVKLFRFPCLKKGAKFKKYIGHSAHVTNVRWSNDLQWVISTGGADHAVFQWRFLPEGVMNGVLEPLLQEGYADSNSGESDSDVSDVPELDSDIEQESQISYERQVYKEDLPQLRKKLTGSLKRHKAPNEGLRLQFVHGYRGFDCRNNLFYTQAGEVVYHVAAVAVVYNRLQHTQRIYLGHDDDILSLTVHPLKDYAATAQVGRDPAIHVWEIQTLKCLSLLKGHHSTGVCAVDFTADGKSLISVGIDEFHSIVIWDWKKGERLAKARGHKDKIFVVKSNPFRMDKLVTVGMKHIKFWQHSGGGLTFKRGIFGNLGRQETMMSVCYGRSEDLVFSGAMNGDVYIWRETTLIKTVKAHDGPVFAMCSLDKGFVTGGKDGIVELWDDMFERCLKTYAIKRAALSPLSKGLLLEDNPSIRAITLGHAHILLGTKNGEILEIDKSGPVTLLVQGHMEGEVWGLAAHPLLPVCATVSDDKTLRIWELSVNHRMVAVRKLKKGGRCCAFSPDGKALAVGLNDGSFLVVNADTLEDMVTFHHRRELISDIRFSQDTGKYLAVASYDSFVDIYNVLTSKRVGICKGAGSYITHIDWDSRGKLLQVNTGARDQLFFEAPRGRKQNISMAEFEKLDWATWSSVLGPTCEGIWPTLSFVNAASLTKDHKLLATGDDFGFLKLFSFPSRGQFAKYKKYVGHSTNVTNVRWSSDDSMLLSVGGADTALMIWTREPPGHRESKAVDSEESDDDTEEDGGYDSDVAREKVVDYITKVYSASIRNMSGTKPHLQHKELSVEERPPVSRAAPLPDKLLKNNVAKKRKVVEELLLEHVFGYRGFDCRNNLHYLNNGADIIFHIAAVVVIQNLSAGTQSFYLEHTDDILCLTVNQHPKYQNIIATGQIGDVSDLPGLTPSIHVWDAVTKQTLSILRCSHAKGIGYVNFSATGKLLLSVGVEAEQTITVWRWQEAHQVLDSGGRFPYVQKRSDWLVGGQPLADYAVCGLWCWQPDVHWCHKWGCVRVERTLPGAGGGKGPQWTSLQHVHHPEGWTHCHRGEGTTDQRGRCCEAVGPGDEALPSVSARDWSTCGECPICVQREGEDLGWNQRWRDHRGGRKERCIQHDDERTHSGRHLGLGSSPLQRRLYFCQ